TCACTAGTGTTGGATCGTACCCAGCTGTTCTTGTATTTATACAATTATATTATACAAAGATATACAGATTGCAGAAGAATTTAGCTGAGTGGTATAGCGCCGATCTTACACATCGGAGACAGAGGTTCAATTCCTCTAATTCTTATTAGTTATATTATATTCAATATAGCGAAGACCAAATAACTCATAAATGAAATTATTTTTCATTATTATTTACGATTACCAGTAATTACTCCTTCGGATTAAAAAAAAGAATTATTATTATCCGGCTATTTTATATGTATATATGAACAAATATATATATATACATATACGTGTATAGTATATATACACACATAAATATATATATATATATATATATATTTATATATAAATATATATTATTATAATATATAGAAATTCATATTGAATCTTAAGATTACATAACATTATTATAAGGGTATACTCTATTATTATTGCTATATATAATGGACGGTTTTAACTACATTGATTGTATGGTTCTAGGAGTACTTTCAGTTTGCTGCATTTACTCTATGATCTCTCTAGTAAAAAATCTAACTCTACTAGGCCTTGAACTGTCACTTATTGCATATCCTCCTGCAGAATGTGATTCACCAGAACCATGGCAAATTAGTATTCAAGAATCTGCCTCTCCTGTTGCGGAAGGTATTTCTGAACTACTTGATTCTCTAACATTTTATCTAATCATTATTGTATTTGGTGTACTATGGGCTATTTTCAATACAGTACATTACTACAAAGAAAAAAATAATCCTATTACACATCATTTTAGTCATGGAGCTACTATTGAGCTAGTATGGACAATCTCTCCAGCTCTATTCCTTATTGCCATGGCTTTCCCAAGTTTCAAACTTCTATATCTTACAGATGAAGTATATTCTCCATCAATGACTATTAAAGCTGTTGGACACCAATGGTATTGGTCATATGAATACTCAGATTTCCTAAATGAAGATGGAGAATCTATTGAATTTGATTCATACATGATCCCTGAATCAGACCTTGAAGATGGACAACTACGACTACTAGATGTAGATAATAATGTAGTTATTCCAGTAGATACAAATATTCGATTTATCGTTACAGGTCAAGATGTTATCCATTCATTTGCTGTACCTTCTCTAGGTATGAAAGTGGATGGTATTCCAGGACGACTAAATCAAGCTGCTACAATTGCTGAACGAGAAGGTCTATTCTATGGACAATGTTCAGAACTATGTGGAATCCTACATGGATTTATGCCTATTTGTGTAGAGGCTGTAAGTCCAGAAAAATACCTAGAATGGATGGAAAGTGTATCTTAGAATTCTTCTTGAAAGAATGAACTTTTCCCTTCTTTACAATAAAGAATCCTAGTATATTAATTATACTATTCAATATGATTTTCTCTTATTGACTTTCAATATCATTACATATCATATATCTTTTCTAACCATGACTAACCTCTTTGATATGAAATCTTTTGATATCAATATTGACCAAGGATCTCTTATTTCACTTATCCTTATTCTTCTTGTTTTTGTTCCTATGCTTCTATGTGTAGCATTTATGACAATTATTGAACGAAAGGCTATGGGATCTATGCAACGACGAATTGGTCCTAATGTTGTAGGTTATTATGGGGTACTTCAACCATTCGCAGATGCTCTTAAACTTGTTGTTAAAGAGCAAATTATTCCAGCACAATCTAACAAAGCACTATTTTTCCTTGCACCTATGATTTCTCTTGTATTTAGTCTACTAGGATGGGCTACTATTCCATTCGGATCTGGTATGGCTATTA
This sequence is a window from Malassezia restricta mitochondrion, complete genome. Protein-coding genes within it:
- the cox2 gene encoding cytochrome c oxidase subunit 2, encoding MISLVKNLTLLGLELSLIAYPPAECDSPEPWQISIQESASPVAEGISELLDSLTFYLIIIVFGVLWAIFNTVHYYKEKNNPITHHFSHGATIELVWTISPALFLIAMAFPSFKLLYLTDEVYSPSMTIKAVGHQWYWSYEYSDFLNEDGESIEFDSYMIPESDLEDGQLRLLDVDNNVVIPVDTNIRFIVTGQDVIHSFAVPSLGMKVDGIPGRLNQAATIAEREGLFYGQCSELCGILHGFMPICVEAVSPEKYLEWMESVS